From the Lemur catta isolate mLemCat1 chromosome 1, mLemCat1.pri, whole genome shotgun sequence genome, the window ATCTTGTTTATGTAGATTTCAGGAGATGAGGAGCTAAGACAGAAAAGATTGTGAGAGGAATATGAAGTTACAGTCTTCCCTTCATAGTAGAGGAGGAATTGGGCTTTATATCTTAGATGAGTTGGGCGGGAGATATCTTCGGCAGTGCTCCCTGGTATTTTGAATGTTATCATAGAATCATTTGAACTAGTATAAGCTAAAGAGTGAACTTATTTACAAAGATTCAGAAGAATCTCATAAACTCCCAAGGGCAGGAAGTTCGCTGGGCCTTAGGGGATTCCATAAGAAGCTGGAATCTCAGACAAAGAAAATCAAGCCAGTCAATGACTTAGTTGTTATAGAGTCACTTTGTCACTCATCTTTGTTTTATCTCTACagctcagtttttctttttttattagtcTGTAAGTGCCCAAAAGGTGATATCCTAGTCTAACTTTACATCTTCATTCaagcaagcaaaaaaagaaattcaaagttccaagcataaaaataaaattgtttcgaCATGAGTCCGGTTCCCTTCCTTGGTCCAGCTGGCTATAGTCAGGGGGTTGAGACAATGGTCCGGGGCTATAGGCAAGGGCTGCTAGGGCCCATGGGGGATCGTAGGCTAAATATTGCAAAAGATGCCTATCACCCTGAGCTTTATACGGCTCAATCTGGGCTGATGGTTCTGGCAGGCTTTATGTACTGGTAATAGTATATACGCTGCTATATATATGCTATAATTCTGAATGACCTAGTCTTTAGAAAATGTGCTGCTCTTgaattattatgttttaatatagCTAACTTGTTGGGACCACAGAAAAATTTACCCCATGGGTCATAAAAATGACTATTATTGATCATATTAGTAAGTGTCATGTTCTGGAGAACAAAATGAAACTTAGAAGGCAGATATTAGACTGGGATAAACTTGATACATTAGTACATAATTTCTTCTCTCTAGGTTAGTTGGAAGCTGGAATTGGATTCTTAGGCATAGAAGTGCTTAGAGAACTTTCAGTGGTGGGATGAGCTAGCCCCTGCCACATTGGGacaggaaagaagccagacaaagaGGCATCCTATATGGGATATTGAAGATGTTGCTGGGTCTCTGGGATCTCAGAAAAGCTACATCCACTTGTAATTGTAAATTATTctctatttcttaaatatttagtaaattacTGATGAGGAAGTCAAGGGAAGAATCTATTCCATGTTAAGGATGTGGTAGCAAAAAAGGAAGGTTTAACATCCCCCCCCCCAACCCTACCTCTCTCTAACCAACATCCAATTTGCAGTGGCAGACCCAGGAGAACAGAGACCTGCCTGGTGCCAAGTGATGGGGGAAGAAGGAGTGGTGTGGCACTTACATAATGGCATCGGAGCAAAAGAACATTAACAcacctcttctttttttaatttaattttttaaattgacaaatagttgtacatattcatggcatacatagtgatgtttcatggtaaaaaaataaaaaaaaaatagaaaaaaaaccataatgatgtttcaatacatgtaatGTATAGTGACCAgattagggtaattagcatatccaccatctcagacatttatcatttctttgtgttgaaaacattcaatatcctccttctatctatttgaaactatataatatattattgttagctatagtcaTCATACAGTGGTATAGAGCACTAGGATTTATTCCTCCTATggagctgtaattttgtatcctttaacaaatctctccctgtccctcctttCCCCCTACCCTTCCTATTCTCTGGTATCCTCTGTGCTACTTTTTACTTCCATGCgatcaacttttttttagcttccacatatgatgAGAATAtttggtgtttaactttctgtttctggcttatttcacttaacatgatgtcctccagttccatccatgttgctgcaaatgacaggacttcattcttctttatggctaaatattattccacggtgtgtatgtatcacattttctttatccattcatctgttggctattgtgaataacgctgcaataaacatggggatgCAGATGCCTCTCcaatataatgatttcctttcctttggataaatttccgtagtgggattgctgtatcatgtggtagttttatttgtaattttttgagggaTCTTCATACCATTCtccactagtttgcattcccaccaacagcatataaaagtttccttttttccacattctcaccagcatttattgtctttttgaaaatagccatcctgactggggtaaggtgatacctcattgtgacTTTGacttacatttccctgatgattagtgatgttgagcatttttcatatatttattggctatttgtatgtctgcttttgagaaatgtctgttcagatcatttgcccgtTTTTTCAAttggattgtttgctttttttgctgttgaaggcttcagttccttgtatattctgaatattaatcccCTGTCAGATGagtaatttgcatatattttcttttctttcttttcttttttttttttttgagacagagtctcactctgttgccctggctagagtgccatggcgtcagcctagctcacagcaacctcaaactcctgggctcaagcaatcctcctgcctcagcctcccaagtagctaggactacaggcatgagctaccatgcctggctaattttttctgtatatatttttagttgtccagataatttctttctatttttttagtagagatgaggtctcgctcttgctcaggctggtctcgaactcctgagctcaaacaatctgcctgcctcggcctcccagagtgctaggattacaggcgtgagccactgcgcccggcctttgcaaatattttcttccattctgtaggttggcaGACCTTGTCTTGAACAAATGTGAGACCCACTCCTTGCGGGGGGGAGTCTCAGAAAAAATGGGCGACATTTTTGCAGTGTTAAATTCCTGCAATTTGGGGCTTGAAATCCTTACAACATGGAAGCCAAAGTAAAAGCAAACATGACTTCATTTTGTAGTTGCAGACTGACAAGGTCTGTACACAACAGATACAtctgaacaagaaaaaacagaaacaaatccTAAGTTCAACAATGGGTATATCATTAAGCAAAGTACATTAATATGATAGACTATtttgtagccattaaaaatgatgtttaccACAGAAACCTGGGAAAAATCACATAATCTTAAGAGGTAAGCCCACATGATATCTATCCACCATGTACAGAAGGTGGaacaataatagaaagaaataaaatcaaatgttgACAATGGTTGCTTCTAGGTAATAGGGTTGTGTCTgattttcttcctgcctttttgTACTTTTGTAGTCTTTCcaatacttatattaaaaatatattacttttagcATTAGaattagaaacaagaaaaagttttaatccattttgtgaCTAGTCTCACCTCTTATAGACTAGTTTACATCTAAATTTACATTTATGTACCCAGAAGTATTTGTACATCATCTTTACCTTAATCATAGTAAAGAAATTCtggaccgggcgcggtggctcacacctgtaatcctagcactctgggaggccgaggcgggtggatcgtttgagctcaggagttcgagaccagcctgagcaagagtgagaccccatctctactaaaaatagaaagaaattatatggacagctaaaaatagatatatagaaaaaattagccagggtggcatacgcctgtactcccagctactcgagaggctgaggcaggaggattgcttgagcccaggagtttgaggttgctgtgagctaggctgacaccatggcactctagcctgggcaacagagtgagattctgtctcaaaaaaaaaaaaaaaagaaaagaaattctaagtGACAGAGAAGAGCTAGAAAAGAGGATGCCACGTAGTGCACTCTGCTttgtctttcctcccttctctgagACTCTCAAGGGGTCGTCCCTTGCTGCACTAATCaagcctttcctttcctcctcttcttgcaGATTATCTCCAATGTTCCAGGGCCTTCTTCCTCATTTCCGTCCTCACCATACTCATTCTCCTTGGCTGGCTCTTCAGCTCTTGCCTCCCTAAAAGAGGAAGCACGACCCGCAACCTGGATCTGAAGGTATCCATGCTCAGCTTCATCTCAGGTACAGACCTAGACTGGCAGGGTTAACACCATGGCAAAATAGTCAAGGTAACAAAGTTCCTCTGTGGGGCTTTCGAACTCTTTTTTAGCCCTTTGCTTGTCTTCTTCAGTATCAACACCAAGTTGCCAGCTACGTGCCTTATCTTATTTTGTAGAACACACCTTAGTGGACCTTACTCTAGGGTAGAggcccctttctctccctcatctTGATCAATCCTCAAGTTTTCATCCTTTTGATCCATACATATGGCTTCTGGAGGCAGAAGaagaggtggggggtggtggtCAAGGCAGACTGAAGACGCTGATGGGTTGTGACATCTTTCCTACTGGTCCTAGCCACCTGTTtgctcctctgcctcagcctgtTTGTGGCACAGGTCCACTGGTATACTACGGATGCCATAGAGTCAGATCTTCTATGGACCTATCATATTAACTGGTGGAGTGACTTCTTATGCATGTTTGCTGGTGAGTTAGTCCCCTGCCCTATGCTAGAAGGATGGAGAGGGAAATAAATCACTTCTGGAAAGGGAGGTGGAATCTAGGAGAAATAGAAGCACTGATGGTGCCTATTCCGAATATTTATACATGGAGAGTCAGTGTGATATGGTGAAGAAAGCATGGATTTTGGAGTCTGAAAACCTAGAATTAGTAATCTGTTCTTTCACAAAGTGAGGCATGGacaggttgagtaacttgcccacgACCACACAGAAAGTAGTGAAGCTATGATTTGAATCCAGGAGGCTCAAGCTTTGTCCAAACAAGTCTATTGAGCATTGGGAGCACAGGAGAGTAAAGTAACTCTGCTGGGGGATAGAAGGGTTCACCAAAACATACTACTGAACTGAATATTAAAGGATGAGTAAGAATTTCAAAAGCCAAAAGACCATTGTCTGTTGAACCTCACCTCAAATTCTTCTCTTCCCCTAGGGTTCATCTTTTTTCTCAACTACTTAAGTTCCAGATCTCGTCCCCCTATTCAAAATGTCACTGTGATTCCAGCAGAGAAATCAAGGCTGGGGTTTGGTCCAGTGACTACAGTATCACCTGCTAAAGATGAACGGTCAAGGTCTAAGATGAAATCTctaagagagggagaaaaaaacctaCCAAATGCAGGACTGTGATGGTGACAGGAAACCCTAACTATTGCTTCTCTTAACAACAGGGGAGAAGCTGAGTTGGGAATGATTGTGCAAATCCTAGGAAACCCTCCTAATATCATGTCCATATTACTGAAGGAGACAACATTAAAGTTGATGAAACACTCTTTGTGTGCATTGGATCCAAAATATGTGTAATAATCACAAAGAAAGTAATGAAAATTCacttaagaaaaatgtataggctgggcgtggtggctcatgcctgtaatcctagcactttgggaggcagaggcgggaggatagtttgagctcaggagttggagaccagcctgaataagagcaggacccccatctctaccaaaaatagagaaCCTTAGTCAGGTAtcgtgatgcatgcctgtagtcccagctactctggaggctgaggcaggagcatcgtgtgagcccaggagtttgaggttgctgtgagctaagctgacaccactgcactctagccaggacaacagagcaagactctgtctcaaaaacaattttttttcctaaatgaaaaCATCAATGTTTAGGgtcatgaataaaataaattagtgatAGATGCAGTGTGTGGACCAGATATCTCTTTGGGTATTAGGGATCTCATGGACCAGAATGGTCCATGGAGAGTAATGTCAATTACTTctgtttggaattttcttttttatgtgtggATTTGGGTGTACTCAGGATGGGAGGCGCTTGGACAATACTGTTGAATCAGAATTTGGGATCATTACCAGAAATGGAATAAACACCAGTGAAGATAATATCTGCTACCCCAAAGAATTGAGAGGTTGGGGTGGAATTTGGGGAATCCATGAGGTCTTACTTCCTATGAAAGTTGTTAATTTGAAACCCTTACAGTGTATTATGCAAAACTACTGCTTCTCCTAGGCACGGAGATACCTTAAACCAGGCATCCACAAACTCCCTGAATTTCTATACAAAACTTGcatgtgcatttttctgtgaAGAGGGCCAGAGACTCCATCAGGGCTTCCTTTAGTGCATATATGTAGCTGAGCTGAAAGATTTTCCATGTTTTAtgtatcctgtaaaactaagtAAGGGTGGAGGTGGTATTTTCAGGCCATCATATAGGTCTTTTGATGGCTAACGATCCCTTTCAAACTCAGACCAGATTCTACGCAGAAGGTCCCTGAcacttattttgtcttttatgcCTTCAGTTGTTACTGCTACTCCTCTATTGGTTGAGATCATTCTTCTCCTCCCTAAGCCTGGCAATGGAATGGACTACAGTGGCCAGCTTCACCTCTTGCTCCTTTTAAAGATAAGCCcttggggctgggcgtggtggctcatgcctgtaatcctagcactctgggaggccgaggcgggtggatcgcttgaggtcaggagtttgagaccagcctgagcaagaaggagaccccgtctctactaaaaatagaaagaaattatctgcacaactaaatatatatatatatagaaaaaattagccgggcatggtggcgcatgcctgtggtcccagctacccgggaggctgaggcaggaggattgcttgagcccaggagtttgaggttgctgtgagctaggctgatgccacggcactcactctagcctgggcaacacagcgagactgtgtctcaaaaaaaaaaaaatgataagccCTTGGGTCCCTTTGGTTTAATTTAGAGATTCACTAGTAACccttgtagaaaataaaaataacagacatGGAGCAATAATATAGTTCTTATAATCCTGGTCAGTAATTCCCACACATTCCAGATGGTAACTGGAAGCCCTTTAGGTTAATACTTCTGCTTTTATTCCTGTGGGTAGGAGCTTACAGCACGTGCTCATGTGTACccacacacaaagacacaaacacacacttacACATGCACTTCGTTTTGATCCTGCCTTGGAAAACCCTTTTATTCACGTTGGCCCCGCTTTCTAGCAGATAATTTTTATTACGGCAGAATTACTGGTACCTCCTTATGTCAAGGGGCCTCATTTCAGAGGAACCGCTCTTCCTGGGCCTTTGTCTGGTTGTAAGAATAGACATGTAATCAAAGCCAACTCCCCCTCCTCACATTACCACTCACACGCAAATTCTACCCCGCATATTGACTGGTTAAGTACTCACTGGAGTCACAGTCTTTATTCATAATTTAGTTTGAATACTTTAATTATATGACTGAATTGACAGGATGCTGAGCACTGATGACTCTTCAAGGAAGAGAAGAAGTTTTAaatggagggaggagaaggaagcagtCCTGAGTGAGAGCAGAAGCAGCTAGACAGTAAGAAAGCAGCAGTAAGGGGCCTGGCTATTAGAGGAGAATTCACAGTAATTGTAATTAACTTGTCCACTTTTCTAGCAGAGAATTATCTTATAAGCAGAGACaatcttttattcttcctttagaaactgaatgctttctctattttctttctctctttcttttaaagaattccTTAAAAAGCTTAGGTAGATTTCCAGTCAGAGATAGCTCAGTAAATTAGCCTTTGATACACTCCCTCTACTCCAAATACGTTTTATAATAGAtgaagtggagagagagagagagagagagagagagagagagacagacagacagacagacagacagacatagtCTAGTCAAAACAAGATGAACATTTTCACAGACTagaaaaaaacccccaaaatgcAAAGCTATGATTTGAGCCAAGCCCTAGACTTACTGGGTTCTAAGTGCAAAAATAAGTAGAAGTGAACAGGAAGATAGCCCCTGTGGGGTGAAAGCCAAGACACAGACTAGAGCCAGGTTGATAACTTTAGATCAAAGAAGAGCTCTAGAAAAGAAGCTGAATAAAAACTGCCTCCAAGCACTGACTAGGGCTATAGCTTATTTGGAACTGTAGacttaaagagacagaaagacacaAATACAACCTTGCTAATCCAAGCAGCCTGTTGGTTCATGAACTGTGTCTGAGATATTCTCTGGTAGCAAAACAGAACAGGAAATCTAAAATACCACATTACGAGACCTGACTGTGGACTGGGGACTTTGGCCAAAGTAAGGAAACTCCAAAACTACCCGGTGTGATAAAATAGagggagaaggaaacaaaaacaaacaaaagacgtGTTTGTGCCCACAAGTGGGAATTCCAAACATGAAGAAATGTTCAGAACAAAACTAATAATGTCAATAATCAGAATATGAATTCATTCCAGATTAAAGTAATATGAGGTATAGTGTGATAAAGACTAAGTATTCTTAGGATGCACAAACATATATAACAAAATCATAGACTACAAAAGAAATCCCCAAACTATGAAACAAAAATAGGTAGAAATAAACAAGAatggttttaaatgaaaaagaaccaattataaaccaaaaatgaaaaagtacttattggaataaaaaaaatcagtaggatAAAATCTAGATAGCATAagtaacaaaaagagaaaatattgtattttcaGACATATCtagaacatttattaatatgaaaattgACCACATActgtccaggcatggtggctcacacctgtaatcctagcactctgggaggctgaggtgggaggattgcttgaggtccggaatttgagcaaaagcaagatcttgtctctacaaaaaaatagaaaaattaaccagacgtagtggcctatgcctgtagtctgaggttatagtgagctatgatcatgccactgtattctagccaggcaacaaagcaagactctgtacTGCCCCCCCCCAAAATTGACCAAATACTACATCTGAAGGAAAGTTTCAATAAATGTCAAAGGCTATAAATCAGTCCATGTATACTGACCATAACAAAATTAGAATTCAGTAATGAGAATGATTTAAAACAACTCTATATTTTTCAGAActaaaaaaatactctttaaaaatatagtagGTAAAAAggagggcgcggtggctcacgcctgtaatcctagtactctgggaggccgaggtgggtggatcgctcgaggtcaggagttcgagaccagcctgagcaagagcgagaccctgtctctagtaaaaaaatagaaagaaattagctggacaactgaaaatgtatagaaaaaattagccaggcatggtggcgcatgcctgtagtcccaactacttgggaggctgaggcaggattgcttgagcccaggagtttgaggttgctgtgagctaggctgatgccacggcactaggccagggtgacagagcgggactctgctcaaaaaaaaaaaaaaattccatctagctaaagttttgtcaattttattgatcttttcaaagaaccaacttttggtttagtggattttctccattgtttttctattctctatttcatttatctcttttctattctttattatttacttccttttcctagctttgggtttggtttgttctttttccagtTCCTTAACTTACaaagttaggttgttgatttgagatGTTCCTTGCTTTTTAATGTAAGCATGGATAGCTATAAATTTCCTCCTTATCCTGGCTTTTGCTGCATcttataagttttggtatgttgtgtttttgttttcattcatctctaggtattttctaatttcttccaGTTTTACTTCTGTTATAGATTTCCAACTTTATACCACTATGTTCAgagaagatactttgtatgatttctatcttttttaatCCATTGAAAGTTAATTTGTGTCCCAACATATGGCCTATACTGGTGTATTAGTCTATTTTGTGCTTCTATAAAGGAATCCataaggctgggtaatttacagATGAAAGACGTTGATTCAGCctacagttctgcagactgtacaggAAGCATCACAACAGCATCTGCTATTGGTGAGGGATttagggagcttccaatcaaggtggaaagcaaagggggagcaggcatgtcacacagcaagaaaaggagcaagagagggaggaggtagTGCCAGggtcttttaaacaaccagctcttgcatgaactaataaagtgagaactcactaaTTATTGCATTGAGGGCACCAcgtcattcatgagggatctgcccttaTGACCCAAACATCTTCCACCATgccccacattcaacactggggatcaaatttcaacatgagatttggaggagccaaacatccaaaccatatcagttggaaaatgttccatgtgcatttaagaagaatgtgtatgcTGTTGTTGTTAAGTAGAGTGTTCTGTATATATTTGTTAGATCTAGTTGGTTTATTGAGTTAAGTCCTCTGTTTCCTTActtattttctgtctagttgttctatctgtaaggctggtggcaggcatccctcccctccctaatgaaaaaaagaacaagcccatgagacctgccgaaaacaatgcctgcaaggcccagctaagttaaagaatagccacacctggatggttaccctgataagggtctcggttcctggaatccatacataccaccagcccctcctagttctcaatacccaccctaagaCCGTAACAGAAAATTCCTAACTCTTTGCACCAAAACTCTTCACGCCAAAAGACCCCCAGCACCCAACTTTAAAAACATAGATAAGCCTGGGCGGTGCAACTTCTCGGGCCCCTCTCTCCCAGGACCCGGGAAGctcgcctgggcccctctcttgggacccgttaccctcgCCCGGGAGTGCtcaaataaagcctcgttgcttacccctttcaagactctgcttgtctttctttttctggcaccgaccatccaaaaaccttacaccATCCATTATTGAGAATGGGATATTGAAATCTCCAAGTATTATTT encodes:
- the TMEM202 gene encoding transmembrane protein 202, producing MARRENLALTFHTPEVPKIKGNRKYQRPTLPTNKHPSASMPPQRRQHLVDQTHTYIRMFCGGLCAFSLLILICMSPLHWVQFLVVKNGLELYAGLWTLCNHELCWSHTPKPPYYLQCSRAFFLISVLTILILLGWLFSSCLPKRGSTTRNLDLKVSMLSFISATCLLLCLSLFVAQVHWYTTDAIESDLLWTYHINWWSDFLCMFAGFIFFLNYLSSRSRPPIQNVTVIPAEKSRLGFGPVTTVSPAKDERSRSKMKSLREGEKNLPNAGL